Sequence from the Fusarium oxysporum Fo47 chromosome VI, complete sequence genome:
TGCGTCAGCGGACCGCCAGCTAGCACGGTTGGGATTTCCGCCAGTCCGGGCAGTAGATTTCGCCTACTGTGGTAAAAGCGTCTTGTATCCCTGCAACCGCACTGTTATGTATCTCTTGTGGCTACGAGTTCGTTGTCTCGCACAATGTTGACACCTATCAATAGCCTTCTTTGACGCCATACGGACCCGTCACCCAGTCGAAGCGGCCTTTTCAACGCCTATATACTCCAACATTGGTTACCAAATCATGGCTTATGCGCTTGAGAATATAACTGGAACAACGTATCCTGATATTCTATCGCGCCAACTTATCCTCCCTCTCGGTTTGAATTCCACGAGTTATGCTAAGCCAGCCAACTCCGACTCGTCTATCATACCTGATAGCCCTAGTAGTTCTTGGTATGATGTCGACACGCGTGATGAGGGACCAGCCGCAGGAATATATTCGTCGATTGCGGACCTACGCAGGATCGGGCAGTCGATCTTGACGTATGAGATGTTGTCGCCCTCCCAAACCCGACGATGGATGAAACCCCTTAGTTTTACTGCTGATCCACAGGTTGCAGTCGGTGCGCCATGGGAGATTGCTCGTGTTACATCTACCACCAACAGAGCCAGCTGGATGTACACGAAGGGTGGTCAGCTGGGGATGTACAGCAGTCTGATGGCTTTGCTACCTGATTGGGGCGTCGGACTCACTGTTCTGGCCGCGGGGACCGGCGCTTCGGGGGTGGTGGGCATGATTCCGGGTGCGATGGTTTCAAAGCTAGTTCCTGCTTTGAAGCAGGCTGCTAAGCAACAAGCAAGACAAAGTTACAGTGGCCGCTACGGAGACGAAAGAAATGGCATGACGGTAGCTGTGCAAGACAGTCTACCAGGACTAGGCGTCACGTCTTGGTTTTTCGATGGCCGTGACATGTTTGATTCGATCCGACTGATAGTCTCAGGGTCGTCGACTGGATCAGGGAACGTCAGCATGAGATTGTACCCGACGGGGTTGCAGACGCAAACAGGCGGAAAGGCTAGACTTGAGAGTTGGCGGGCGGTCTACGAGATCATTGACGCCGCCTCTCCACCCAGTCCGTACTGTGCTAGCTGGTTCGGCGTAGATTCAGTCACGTACGGAGGCGTATCTATCGACGAGTTTGTCATCGATCTTTCGGCGGACGGCACTTCTCAGGGTATCACCATAAGTGCCTTTGATACTCGGCTTGAAAGGGTACGGCGTTGATTTAGTGCCGACGTGGTGGTTTACGGTAGTGTGCATGTGGGCACGTTAAGCCTTAGTTGCTCCTATCGACGTATATCTATAGTTAGATTTACCATCTATTCATATACATTCTTGACGCCTTCGCCTTTATTCTGTGATCTGCGCTAGTTTTAGAATGATAAGATCGGATGTTTACATTCTTAGGCCTTGTGTTAATCTATCCGTCTGAAGTTGTCTCTAGTCAAgagatgtgttatttgcagttgaggcttgtggctgagagcttatatcaccacagagaacttagtcTCTAATCAAGAGGGGCTCGGCGGTGATCAAATGGGACTTATACGGGCGGGTATATCATTCGCCTGGATGACGAGACGGCCTGAAACGTGGGACCGAGTAACTCGAACCTTTGAATACTAGTGGAGCGAGGAGGATACTCAATAAATTGATTTATCACGCTAGGGAAACCAAATTCCATAGGGGGAAGGGTAGAAAATCTAACGGGATATATGCCATCCTACATACATACCTGTTGGCGAACGGGGGCTTAGCGGATGTTTAAAGGAGATTAAGCGGACAACGCGTAAGGCGCCTGGCCCCCCGTCCTATCCCACCTattctatatatattagaatcTTTTATGACACTTTGATCCTCTGTTCGacatcatcctccttctatttgctttctctcctccatcttAAACATCCCTTCTAGTTTCAACTTCCTAACTGTGTGGCCATGAACACAACTACATCACTACCGAACGGCGTCGAAGCTATGGGATTCTCGCCGCTTCTGGCCCCGAATGCAatttttctctctttctaCTCAATTTTACTTCTTCTGCATGTTCTCATCGCCCTTCGCTTCTGGCGTTTCTATGGGTACTCTATTGGGATGGTCTGTGGCATCTTACTAGAACTTGTGGGATATTGTGGAAAGGTTCAACTTTCATATAATCGAGACAACAAGGACGGGTATATCATGTAAACTCCAGCTCCCACCCCTTTTATCTGTGTTTTTCATTAAAATTAGTTCTAATGGCCATGAGCAGGTATATCATCGGCCTCACACTTGGCCCGACTTTTCTATCCTCTGCCCTCTATCTCAATATCAGCACACTACAGCAACgcttttcatcatctcagTTCACGCGCATCAGCCCTCGCCTCTTTGTATCTCTCTTTATTATCGGCGATTTTATATGTCTTTGCTTCATAGGATGCGGCGGCTCTCTTGCGGCTATATTCGCAGAGAATCCAATTGGTGTAGACCTCATGATCACCGGCTTAGCTGTTCAGGTCCTGTTCACGACTATCTTCTGTCTCGCACTTTGGGCTATTTACCACCGGGCTTGGCATGACATTCTCCAAGAGAAGAGGCATCTTTACGTAATAGGTGAGAACATCCTGGTGTCGTGCAATTTCAACGACTAATGAGTGTGGTTTGCAGGCTTGGCTGTAGCCTCCGCCTGTCTCTTTGTCCGGTCATGCTGGCGATGTGCAGAGTTAAGCGGAGGTTTTAACGGCCCGCTCGCATCAATGGAAGGCGTATTCTTTGCACTAGACAGCGTACCGATAGTAGTCATGACTGTCACCCTGACCATCCTTCACCCTGAGTTATGGCTGAGGGCCTGCAAGGCTAGCTCAGGAAAGCTTGTTTGTGCCGGGAACTATAGTATGGAGTATGTCCAGACAAAAGATTGAGAATGTATCATGCCTGCTACTATAATATTTGGCTTAGACTTTGATATAATTATAGAAACGCTGATTCACTATTAGCCCCCGAAATTTgctattaataatagtatcTTTCACGCCCTGGAGAATAGATTTCTAAAGACCTTTAATTAATACAAACCCCGTAATACGCTATACAAAAAATAGGCCTCTGGCGTTTCTTGTTTTTTCCCctgccttttcttcttgtccCTTTTCGAGATATCACAAAGCTAATAAGAGGGCCTGGCATAAACGATAAACATTCATAAAATATTAGAAAGAGTACCAGAGAAGCTTTTAAAGAAAGGTCATAAAGGGCATGGCAAGgtcattcattcatcaacCTCTGTTGGCGTTTTTGATTATTTCCTTGAAAGACGAGAGCTGCTCATCCAACTTCTCGACCAAGCGTGATGTATCCTTGTGCGATCCTGCAGTTGCCACGACATCTTTCAATAATGCCGCCCCTGCCGCAAAGCTTTCGGTCCCTTGCGTTAAAGAGTGATCC
This genomic interval carries:
- a CDS encoding beta-lactamase/transpeptidase-like protein, with product MRIDILGTAASTVLLGLSTVLVQALRPCPLFGPDLLIPTALSDDVSIRNALSEILQLVPSLDIDFQNTSFSIDIYPAADQRPLFSYHHSAPTLQKHGHGVQAVNDTTVYRIGSISKLLTAYVYLLEVGDVSFNQPVTRYVPELADISARPRNKSASALQYVDWDAITIGALASHMAGIPRDFPSPASADRQLARLGFPPVRAVDFAYCGKSVLYPCNRTVMYLLWLRVPFFDAIRTRHPVEAAFSTPIYSNIGYQIMAYALENITGTTYPDILSRQLILPLGLNSTSYAKPANSDSSIIPDSPSSSWYDVDTRDEGPAAGIYSSIADLRRIGQSILTYEMLSPSQTRRWMKPLSFTADPQVAVGAPWEIARVTSTTNRASWMYTKGGQLGMYSSLMALLPDWGVGLTVLAAGTGASGVVGMIPGAMVSKLVPALKQAAKQQARQSYSGRYGDERNGMTVAVQDSLPGLGVTSWFFDGRDMFDSIRLIVSGSSTGSGNVSMRLYPTGLQTQTGGKARLESWRAVYEIIDAASPPSPYCASWFGVDSVTYGGVSIDEFVIDLSADGTSQGITISAFDTRLERFQLPNCVAMNTTTSLPNGVEAMGFSPLLAPNAIFLSFYSILLLLHVLIALRFWRFYGYSIGMVCGILLELVGYCGKVQLSYNRDNKDGYIIGLTLGPTFLSSALYLNISTLQQRFSSSQFTRISPRLFVSLFIIGDFICLCFIGCGGSLAAIFAENPIGVDLMITGLAVQVLFTTIFCLALWAIYHRAWHDILQEKRHLYVIGLAVASACLFVRSCWRCAELSGGFNGPLASMEGVFFALDSVPIVVMTVTLTILHPELWLRACKASSGKLVCAGNYSMEYVQTKD